A window of Rhodococcus sp. SGAir0479 contains these coding sequences:
- a CDS encoding FecCD family ABC transporter permease, whose translation MTRTAATVTGLVALVVAATVLAVSVGSVTIPFGTTARYLLTGDAGADRWTTLIRDIRLPRVVTAACAGAALAVAGLLMQTLFANPLADPYILGVSSGASLGVALVVLGSGTGAGVFAAVAGTGRLGIAAAAAVGALVVLLLVLAISRWVRSVVTLLIVGVMVGSVTSAVVSLLVAFSEPAQMQQFILWSLGSYSGASWSDLRVLVPVVLAGLVLAATLVRPLNAMLLGEDYASSMGVHLLRTRTVAITAAALLAGGVTAFCGPIAFLGIAVPHLARLALGTSDHRILLPGAVLMGAAVSLLCSVVAQLPGRDGVLPLNVVTALVGAPVVILVLLRSRRAKAGVA comes from the coding sequence GTGACCCGCACCGCAGCCACCGTCACCGGCCTGGTCGCGCTCGTCGTCGCGGCGACCGTGCTGGCGGTGTCGGTGGGTTCGGTGACGATCCCGTTCGGCACCACGGCGCGGTATCTGCTGACGGGTGACGCCGGCGCCGACCGTTGGACCACGCTCATCCGGGACATCCGGCTGCCGCGGGTCGTCACGGCCGCGTGCGCGGGCGCGGCGCTCGCGGTGGCGGGGCTGTTGATGCAGACGCTGTTCGCCAACCCGCTCGCCGATCCGTACATCCTCGGGGTGTCGTCGGGCGCCAGTCTCGGAGTCGCGTTGGTGGTGCTCGGCTCGGGCACCGGAGCCGGTGTGTTCGCGGCCGTCGCGGGCACCGGCCGCCTGGGCATCGCGGCCGCAGCCGCCGTCGGCGCGTTGGTGGTGCTGCTGCTGGTGCTGGCCATCTCCCGGTGGGTCCGATCGGTGGTGACACTGCTGATCGTCGGCGTGATGGTGGGCTCGGTGACGAGCGCGGTCGTCTCGCTGCTGGTCGCGTTCTCCGAACCCGCCCAGATGCAGCAGTTCATCCTGTGGAGTCTGGGCTCGTATTCGGGCGCGTCCTGGTCGGATCTGCGAGTCCTGGTGCCGGTGGTGCTGGCCGGACTCGTGCTGGCGGCGACGCTGGTGCGTCCGCTCAACGCGATGCTGCTCGGTGAGGACTACGCCAGCTCGATGGGCGTGCACCTGCTGCGCACCCGGACGGTGGCGATCACCGCGGCGGCGCTGCTGGCCGGCGGGGTCACTGCATTCTGCGGCCCCATCGCCTTCCTGGGGATCGCGGTTCCGCATCTCGCGCGGCTGGCGCTCGGGACGTCCGACCACCGGATCCTGCTGCCCGGCGCGGTGCTCATGGGCGCGGCGGTGTCGCTGCTGTGCTCGGTCGTCGCGCAGCTCCCCGGCCGCGACGGCGTGCTCCCGCTGAACGTGGTGACCGCGCTCGTCGGCGCGCCGGTGGTGATCCTGGTGTTGCTGCGCTCACGGCGCGCAAAGGCCGGTGTCGCATGA
- the rpsR gene encoding 30S ribosomal protein S18 → MAVRRSPSKKARSEQGRRPKKNPLIAAGIETVDYKDVNLLRTFISDRGKIRSRRVTGLTPQQQRQVATAVKNAREMALLPFITSR, encoded by the coding sequence ATGGCAGTCAGAAGGTCCCCGTCGAAGAAGGCGCGCAGCGAGCAGGGCCGCCGCCCCAAGAAGAACCCGCTGATCGCCGCGGGCATCGAGACCGTCGACTACAAGGACGTCAACCTGCTCCGCACCTTCATCTCCGATCGCGGCAAGATCCGCAGCCGCCGCGTCACCGGGCTGACCCCGCAGCAGCAGCGCCAGGTGGCCACCGCGGTGAAGAACGCCCGCGAGATGGCCCTGCTGCCGTTCATCACCAGCCGGTAG
- a CDS encoding ABC transporter substrate-binding protein: protein MSLSLRTVALLAATALTVGGVAACSSDSPGASGAAGADCITDFDPAIDYFPDKQSVEYAQNFDIEYHNSYQVLTVRQPGQPDEAYVLTKCGAPAPDLSGDLANAQQVATPVSDLFAESTTHLPSLEALGKLDVLTGFASADFVYSDAAREHFADTGVVQFATAGQVDAEAVVAHAPQALVTGGFTDPAFAVIERSKIPVLDNYDWLETDPLGRAEWIKFFAALTGTEKQAAETFDGIVAEYDKYTDLAAATAPAPIVPGLPYQGGWSVPLASYSNALYGTAHITHPWMSEPGTGSLQTDLETVFAKAGAIPLAISTSAATTVAEALAAEPRLAEFAAFRDGQVWTSSARATDAGALDIYEQGVLRPDLVVADLIAIAHPELLPGHEFTFYRRLQ, encoded by the coding sequence GTGTCGCTCTCGCTCCGTACCGTCGCTCTCCTCGCCGCCACCGCCCTGACCGTGGGCGGCGTCGCGGCGTGCTCGTCCGACTCCCCAGGCGCCTCCGGTGCCGCCGGCGCGGACTGCATCACCGATTTCGATCCGGCCATCGACTATTTCCCGGACAAGCAGTCCGTCGAGTACGCGCAGAACTTCGACATCGAATACCACAACTCGTACCAGGTGCTCACCGTCCGCCAACCCGGTCAGCCCGACGAGGCGTACGTGCTCACCAAGTGCGGCGCCCCGGCACCCGACCTGTCCGGGGACCTCGCGAACGCCCAGCAGGTGGCCACGCCGGTGAGCGACCTGTTCGCCGAGTCCACGACGCATCTGCCCAGCCTCGAGGCGCTCGGCAAGCTCGACGTCCTGACGGGTTTCGCGAGCGCCGACTTCGTCTACAGCGACGCGGCACGCGAACACTTCGCCGACACCGGCGTCGTGCAGTTCGCCACCGCCGGTCAGGTGGACGCCGAGGCGGTTGTCGCGCACGCTCCGCAGGCCCTGGTGACCGGCGGTTTCACCGACCCGGCCTTCGCGGTGATCGAGCGCTCGAAGATTCCGGTGCTCGACAACTACGACTGGCTCGAGACCGATCCCCTGGGCCGCGCCGAGTGGATCAAGTTCTTCGCGGCGCTGACCGGTACCGAGAAGCAGGCCGCCGAGACGTTCGACGGCATCGTCGCCGAGTACGACAAGTACACCGACCTGGCCGCCGCAACCGCGCCCGCACCGATCGTGCCGGGACTGCCCTACCAGGGCGGGTGGTCGGTGCCGTTGGCGAGTTACTCGAACGCGCTGTACGGCACGGCGCACATCACCCACCCGTGGATGAGCGAACCCGGCACCGGCAGCCTGCAGACCGACCTCGAGACCGTGTTCGCGAAGGCGGGCGCGATCCCGCTCGCGATCAGCACGTCCGCCGCCACGACCGTGGCCGAGGCGCTCGCCGCCGAACCGCGGCTGGCGGAGTTCGCGGCGTTCCGCGACGGGCAGGTGTGGACATCGTCCGCGCGCGCGACGGACGCCGGCGCGCTGGACATCTACGAGCAGGGCGTCCTGCGTCCCGACCTCGTGGTGGCCGACCTCATCGCGATCGCCCATCCGGAACTGCTGCCCGGGCACGAGTTCACCTTCTACCGCCGGCTGCAGTGA
- a CDS encoding AEC family transporter, with protein MSGVVAGFTVIFVVIAIGFFLGRTGTLGEHGQFVLSRLVFFVATPALLFDTLARSDLSVVFSPTLAVAAATAFAVAGIYLAIARVWLRRPLPELTIGALSASYVNSANLGIPIAVFVLGDASFVAPLLLFQIMIFSPVALTVLDISTTRAGASRLETITAPFKNPIVLAGAAGLVVAVSGWTLPEALMQPFQLIGGASVPGALLAFGLSLYGVRVLEKGASPRRDVALASVLKIGVQPVLAYLMARFLLGLEGHELFAIVVVATLPTAQNVFVYASRYQRGMVLSRDAAFVTTLASIPAIALVAALLA; from the coding sequence GTGTCGGGTGTAGTCGCGGGTTTCACGGTCATCTTCGTCGTCATCGCGATCGGGTTCTTCCTCGGTCGCACGGGCACTCTCGGTGAGCACGGCCAGTTCGTGCTGAGCCGGCTGGTGTTCTTCGTCGCGACGCCGGCGCTGCTGTTCGACACCCTGGCCCGCTCCGACCTGTCGGTGGTCTTCTCCCCCACCCTGGCGGTGGCGGCGGCCACGGCATTCGCGGTCGCCGGCATCTACCTGGCGATCGCCCGCGTGTGGCTGCGCCGCCCACTGCCGGAGTTGACGATCGGCGCGCTGTCCGCGTCGTACGTGAACTCGGCGAATCTCGGCATCCCCATCGCGGTGTTCGTCCTCGGCGACGCGTCGTTCGTCGCGCCGCTGCTGCTGTTCCAGATCATGATCTTCTCGCCCGTCGCGCTCACCGTCCTGGACATCAGCACGACCCGCGCAGGCGCGTCCCGGCTCGAGACGATCACCGCGCCGTTCAAGAATCCGATCGTCCTGGCCGGCGCGGCCGGGCTGGTGGTGGCCGTATCGGGATGGACGCTGCCCGAGGCGTTGATGCAGCCGTTCCAGCTGATCGGCGGTGCCTCGGTGCCCGGCGCGCTGCTGGCGTTCGGGTTGTCGCTGTACGGGGTCCGGGTCCTCGAGAAGGGCGCCAGCCCGCGCCGCGACGTCGCGCTCGCCTCGGTGCTCAAGATCGGCGTCCAGCCGGTCCTGGCGTACCTGATGGCCCGGTTCCTGCTGGGCCTGGAGGGGCACGAGCTGTTCGCGATCGTGGTGGTCGCGACGTTGCCCACCGCGCAGAACGTGTTCGTGTACGCCAGCCGCTATCAGCGCGGCATGGTCCTCTCCCGCGACGCGGCCTTCGTCACGACGCTCGCGTCGATTCCCGCGATCGCGCTGGTCGCGGCGCTGCTGGCCTGA
- a CDS encoding vWA domain-containing protein — protein sequence MSRGARYGPYEGGDPLAPPVDLREALAAIGDDVLEGASPRSALRELLRRGFGDRRGLDDLAAQANRRRRELLERNNLGGTLDEVRELLDRAVLEERKTLARALDDDARFAEMRIEELPPSTAQAVADLADYDWRSSQAREDYAKIRDLLGRELLDQRFEGMKQLLEGATDEDRERIREMLEDLNSLLDSHARGEDTTQQFEEFMDRHGEFFPENPRNTEELLDSLARRAAAAQRLRNSLTPDQRAELDALAQQAFGDASLMSQLDRLDAHLQSARPGEDWNGSAQFGGDEGLGLGEGTSAVADVADLERLSDQLSQQYPGAQLDDIDAEALARQLGDQAVADTRTLADLERALQQQGFFDRAPDGQWRLSPKAMRQLGQTALRDVAGRLANRGGQRETRRAGAMGEPTGASRTWEFGDTEPWDVTRTLTNAILREPGRMPVRMTVADVEVAETEQRAQAAVALLVDTSFSMVMDGRWVPMKRTALALNHLVTTRFRGDALQLIGFGRYAQSLSAAELAGLDGAWDQGTNLHHALLLAARHLRRHPNAQPVVLIVTDGEPTAHLEPDGQAFFDYPPSVRTLGLTVRELDTLARLGAQVTIFRLGDDPGLARVVDRMAQRVGGRVVAPDLDGLGAAVVSDYMRMRRPGR from the coding sequence ATGTCCCGCGGCGCGCGCTACGGCCCGTACGAGGGCGGCGATCCGCTGGCGCCGCCCGTCGATCTGCGGGAGGCTCTGGCCGCGATCGGTGACGACGTCCTCGAGGGGGCGTCTCCGCGGTCCGCGCTGCGCGAGTTGCTGCGCCGCGGCTTCGGGGACCGCCGCGGTCTCGACGACCTGGCCGCCCAGGCCAACCGCCGACGTCGGGAGTTGTTGGAGCGCAACAACCTCGGGGGAACGCTCGACGAGGTGCGGGAGCTGCTCGACCGGGCGGTGCTCGAGGAGCGCAAGACGCTCGCCCGCGCGCTCGACGACGACGCCCGGTTCGCGGAGATGCGGATCGAGGAGTTGCCGCCGTCCACAGCGCAGGCCGTCGCGGACCTGGCCGACTACGACTGGCGCAGCAGTCAGGCCCGGGAGGACTATGCGAAGATTCGCGACCTGCTGGGACGCGAGCTGCTCGACCAGCGGTTCGAGGGCATGAAGCAACTGCTCGAGGGCGCCACCGACGAGGATCGCGAACGGATCCGGGAGATGCTCGAGGACCTCAACTCCCTGCTGGACAGCCACGCTCGCGGCGAGGACACCACGCAGCAGTTCGAGGAGTTCATGGACCGCCACGGCGAGTTCTTCCCCGAGAACCCGCGCAACACCGAAGAGTTGCTGGACTCGCTGGCCCGGCGCGCCGCGGCGGCGCAGCGGCTCCGGAACTCGCTCACCCCCGACCAGCGTGCGGAACTCGATGCGCTGGCGCAGCAGGCATTCGGGGACGCCTCGCTGATGAGCCAGCTCGATCGGCTCGACGCGCACCTGCAGTCCGCGCGTCCAGGGGAGGACTGGAACGGTTCGGCGCAGTTCGGCGGCGACGAGGGACTCGGCCTCGGGGAAGGGACGTCGGCGGTCGCGGACGTCGCCGACCTGGAGCGGTTGTCCGACCAACTGTCGCAGCAGTATCCGGGCGCCCAGCTCGACGACATCGACGCCGAGGCACTGGCCCGGCAACTCGGGGATCAGGCCGTCGCCGACACGCGGACCCTCGCCGACCTGGAACGCGCGCTGCAGCAGCAGGGCTTCTTCGACCGGGCACCCGACGGCCAGTGGCGGCTCTCGCCCAAGGCGATGCGGCAACTCGGGCAGACGGCGCTGCGGGACGTGGCCGGACGCCTCGCGAACCGTGGCGGGCAACGCGAGACGCGCCGGGCCGGCGCCATGGGTGAGCCGACGGGAGCGTCGCGCACGTGGGAGTTCGGCGACACCGAACCCTGGGACGTCACGCGGACGCTGACGAACGCGATCCTGCGCGAGCCGGGCCGGATGCCGGTGCGGATGACGGTCGCGGACGTCGAGGTCGCCGAGACGGAGCAGCGCGCGCAGGCCGCTGTCGCGCTGCTGGTCGACACGTCGTTCTCGATGGTGATGGACGGCCGCTGGGTGCCGATGAAGCGCACCGCCCTCGCACTGAACCACCTGGTGACCACCCGGTTCCGTGGGGACGCGCTGCAGCTCATCGGTTTCGGGCGCTACGCGCAGTCGCTGTCGGCGGCGGAACTCGCCGGGTTGGACGGCGCGTGGGACCAGGGCACCAATCTGCATCACGCGCTGCTGCTCGCGGCACGGCATCTGCGCCGGCACCCCAACGCGCAGCCTGTCGTGCTGATCGTCACCGACGGTGAGCCCACCGCGCACCTCGAGCCCGACGGGCAGGCGTTCTTCGACTACCCGCCGAGCGTGCGAACCCTGGGACTGACGGTGCGCGAACTCGACACCCTGGCCCGGCTCGGCGCGCAGGTCACCATCTTCCGGCTCGGCGACGATCCCGGTCTGGCCCGGGTGGTCGATCGGATGGCCCAGCGCGTCGGCGGCCGCGTCGTCGCCCCCGATCTGGACGGTCTGGGCGCCGCCGTCGTCAGCGACTACATGCGGATGCGGCGCCCCGGCAGGTGA
- a CDS encoding ABC transporter ATP-binding protein, protein MTLALDGVTVGYPGRPPRRVLEDLHLTAHAGQVTALLGPNGAGKSTLLRSVAGLQRVLGGTIRLDSRDVTALPPAQRARRIAVVLTDRVEGGLLTGGEVAALGRLPHQGFASRLTDDEKRLIADSLERMGATHLADVRMHEMSDGQRQRVLIARALVQQPALLVLDEPSAFLDVAARVELLALLEEIADDSGITVLLSTHDVELVLRTSRHVWLAAGDGTVVDGTPASLIEAGAIRRAFDSRRVHFDPSDGIFRLGNP, encoded by the coding sequence ATGACGCTCGCGCTCGACGGTGTCACGGTCGGCTATCCGGGCCGGCCGCCGCGCCGGGTACTGGAGGACCTGCACCTGACCGCCCACGCCGGACAGGTCACCGCGCTGCTCGGTCCCAACGGCGCCGGCAAGTCGACGCTGCTGCGCTCGGTCGCCGGGCTGCAACGCGTCCTCGGCGGCACGATCCGCCTCGACAGCCGCGACGTCACCGCGCTGCCGCCGGCGCAGCGGGCCCGCCGGATCGCGGTGGTCCTCACCGACCGTGTCGAGGGCGGACTGCTCACCGGCGGTGAGGTGGCCGCGCTCGGCCGGCTCCCGCACCAGGGCTTCGCGTCGCGGCTGACCGACGACGAGAAGCGGTTGATCGCCGACAGCCTCGAACGGATGGGTGCCACGCATCTCGCCGACGTCCGGATGCACGAGATGTCCGACGGCCAGCGCCAGCGGGTGCTGATCGCGCGGGCGCTGGTGCAGCAGCCGGCTCTGCTGGTGCTCGACGAGCCCAGCGCGTTCCTCGACGTCGCGGCGCGGGTGGAACTGTTGGCGCTGCTCGAGGAGATCGCCGACGACAGCGGCATCACGGTGCTGCTCTCGACCCACGACGTCGAACTGGTGCTGCGCACGTCGCGGCACGTGTGGCTGGCCGCGGGCGACGGCACCGTCGTCGACGGCACTCCCGCGTCGCTGATCGAGGCGGGCGCCATCCGCCGGGCCTTCGACTCGCGGCGCGTTCACTTCGATCCGTCCGACGGCATCTTCCGGCTCGGCAACCCCTGA